One Mycolicibacterium goodii genomic region harbors:
- a CDS encoding carbohydrate ABC transporter permease: protein MTVLASDDKRSERRLAFALIAPAVLLMLAVTAYPIGYAVWLSLQRYNLAEPDNTEFIGLANYVTVLSDRYWWTAFVVTLAITVVSVAIEFVLGMALALVMHRTIFGKGVVRTAILIPYGIVTVAASYSWYYAWTPGTGYLANLLPDGSAPLTEQLPSLAIVVLAEVWKTTPFMALLLLAGLALVPQDLLNAAQVDGAGAWKRLTKIILPMIKPAILVALLFRTLDAFRIFDNIYILTGGSNDTGSVSILGYDNLFKAFNVGLGSAISVLIFLSVAVIAFIYIKIFGAAAPGSSEQERQ from the coding sequence GTGACCGTTCTCGCCTCCGACGACAAGAGGTCCGAACGCAGGCTCGCGTTCGCGCTCATCGCACCCGCCGTGCTGCTGATGCTCGCGGTGACCGCGTATCCGATCGGGTACGCGGTGTGGCTGAGCCTGCAGCGCTACAACCTCGCCGAACCCGACAACACCGAGTTCATCGGTCTCGCCAACTATGTGACCGTGCTGTCCGACCGGTACTGGTGGACGGCATTCGTCGTCACGCTCGCGATCACCGTGGTGTCGGTGGCCATCGAGTTCGTTCTCGGCATGGCGCTCGCACTGGTCATGCACCGCACGATCTTCGGGAAAGGCGTGGTGCGTACCGCGATCCTGATCCCGTACGGCATCGTGACCGTGGCCGCGTCCTACAGCTGGTACTACGCGTGGACGCCGGGCACGGGATATCTGGCCAACCTGCTCCCCGACGGATCGGCGCCGCTGACCGAACAGCTGCCGTCCCTGGCGATCGTGGTGCTGGCCGAGGTGTGGAAGACGACGCCGTTCATGGCGCTGCTCCTGCTCGCCGGTTTGGCCCTGGTGCCACAGGATCTGCTGAACGCCGCTCAGGTGGACGGCGCGGGCGCCTGGAAGCGCCTGACGAAGATCATCCTGCCGATGATCAAACCCGCGATCCTGGTCGCGCTGCTGTTCCGCACGCTCGACGCGTTCCGGATCTTCGACAACATCTACATCCTCACCGGCGGTTCCAACGACACCGGGTCGGTGTCGATCCTGGGCTACGACAACCTTTTCAAGGCGTTCAACGTCGGGTTGGGTTCTGCGATCAGCGTGTTGATCTTCCTGTCGGTGGCGGTCATCGCGTTCATCTACATCAAGATCTTCGGCGCGGCCGCACCGGGATCGTCCGAGCAGGAGCGGCAGTGA
- a CDS encoding GntR family transcriptional regulator, with protein sequence MTALDDASKALKRLAREFEDRGVTRLPTERALAERLETSRTTVRKALELLEREGTIRRVKGRAGGAYLTNVPTGDLSPLGARPYCGTHGVLRSLNTVKGIPQILHEQGFRDGTTVIRAGLVPAPPAVRAALGVPDTHQVVSLLRLRHADGETLSLEQMYLRAELQGVLRTEMKSIYRTLRSEMGIAICAADESIEMATVSAAEGGALGLQPDTPVLKVVRIGSDQNGRALEYSVDLFRADRTRLQVRSGSTISAQRL encoded by the coding sequence ATGACCGCACTCGACGATGCGAGCAAGGCCCTGAAGCGTCTCGCACGAGAATTCGAGGACCGCGGGGTGACACGGCTTCCGACCGAGCGGGCACTGGCCGAACGACTGGAGACCTCGCGCACCACGGTCCGCAAAGCGCTGGAGCTGCTGGAGCGCGAGGGCACGATCCGTCGCGTCAAGGGCCGCGCGGGCGGCGCCTACCTCACCAACGTCCCGACGGGCGACCTGTCACCTTTGGGGGCCCGCCCGTACTGCGGTACCCACGGTGTGCTGCGCAGCCTCAACACCGTCAAGGGAATTCCCCAGATCCTGCACGAGCAGGGGTTCCGCGACGGCACCACGGTGATCCGGGCCGGCCTGGTGCCCGCACCGCCGGCGGTGCGCGCCGCTCTGGGCGTCCCGGACACCCACCAGGTGGTGTCGCTGCTGAGGCTCAGGCATGCCGACGGCGAGACTCTGTCGCTGGAGCAGATGTACCTGCGCGCCGAACTCCAAGGGGTCCTGAGAACCGAGATGAAGTCGATTTACCGCACTCTTCGTTCGGAGATGGGCATCGCGATCTGCGCTGCAGACGAGTCGATCGAGATGGCGACCGTTTCCGCGGCAGAGGGCGGGGCACTCGGCCTGCAGCCGGACACCCCGGTGCTCAAGGTGGTGCGGATCGGCTCGGACCAGAACGGCCGCGCGCTCGAATACTCGGTGGATCTCTTCCGGGCGGACCGGACCCGGCTACAGGTGCGCTCGGGATCGACGATCAGCGCTCAGCGCCTCTAG
- a CDS encoding sodium:solute symporter family protein — protein MLVMLGMLTLFYAVVVGILYVTQQKTAPTFDEYAVGGRRYGPWYVAMSYVNSWWPGSTFIAFFGLAAGAGVFGMYGLAYSSLGVAMMYFMATRAWRWGKKYDLRSQPDLLGKRFDSPAVRVVASLIGIISLFPWVVLGMQALGTVFELASDGAWSVTTCLIVGLAVIVIRQYWTVRMGMRGLIMTDAFQGTVAYVFSAVLCVVLLSGVAGSPISFADLGDVAEKYLVLPGDGDTYGPLYIFALIFTGVVGSLCWPTSFQRIYTASSVRSVKSGTLCTVLISGTFYSLLMLVGIAATVMPDVVAAPQAGWFTIMSDYGGTWLLGLGITIVFAASMGHIDGSVQVCGLQIANDLVNTAKRPLSDKQLTYVAKASMVVFMALAGVVAYLTFNMERLQLLAQISYQGVVQLAVPLFLGIFWRGGNKHGALAGMVAGFVVAMALTWVYPDDIRWLGSLTGGIVGLLVNLVIYLGAAALITTDSAEKARVDAMFAAAKTGVAASPQPEKLLDEQLAPLTHASREEALDG, from the coding sequence ATGTTGGTGATGCTGGGGATGCTGACCCTGTTCTACGCGGTCGTCGTCGGAATTCTCTATGTGACACAACAGAAAACCGCGCCGACGTTCGACGAGTACGCGGTCGGTGGCCGCCGGTACGGGCCCTGGTACGTGGCGATGAGTTACGTGAACTCGTGGTGGCCCGGTTCCACCTTCATCGCGTTCTTCGGGCTGGCCGCCGGCGCCGGCGTTTTCGGCATGTACGGGCTCGCCTACTCGAGTCTGGGTGTGGCGATGATGTACTTCATGGCCACCCGCGCCTGGCGTTGGGGCAAGAAGTACGATTTGCGCTCACAGCCGGACCTGCTCGGCAAGCGCTTCGATTCGCCCGCGGTCAGGGTGGTCGCGAGCCTGATCGGCATCATCTCGCTGTTCCCGTGGGTCGTGCTCGGAATGCAGGCCCTGGGAACGGTGTTCGAGCTGGCCAGTGACGGGGCGTGGTCGGTGACCACATGTCTGATCGTCGGACTCGCGGTGATCGTCATCCGTCAGTACTGGACCGTGCGGATGGGCATGCGCGGTCTGATCATGACCGACGCGTTTCAGGGCACCGTGGCCTACGTGTTCTCGGCGGTGCTGTGTGTGGTGTTGCTCAGCGGCGTCGCGGGCAGCCCGATCAGCTTTGCCGATCTGGGCGACGTCGCCGAGAAGTACCTGGTTCTCCCGGGGGACGGCGATACGTACGGACCGCTATACATCTTCGCCCTGATCTTCACGGGTGTTGTCGGATCACTGTGCTGGCCCACGAGTTTCCAGCGCATCTACACCGCGTCGAGCGTGCGCTCGGTGAAGTCGGGCACCTTGTGCACCGTGCTGATATCGGGCACGTTCTACTCACTGCTGATGCTCGTCGGGATCGCGGCGACCGTGATGCCCGACGTGGTGGCGGCCCCGCAGGCCGGCTGGTTCACCATCATGAGCGACTACGGCGGCACCTGGCTGCTCGGTCTCGGCATCACCATCGTCTTCGCCGCATCCATGGGACACATCGACGGCAGCGTGCAGGTCTGCGGCCTGCAGATCGCCAACGACCTGGTCAACACGGCGAAGCGTCCGCTGTCGGACAAGCAGCTGACCTACGTCGCGAAGGCCTCGATGGTGGTGTTCATGGCGCTCGCGGGTGTCGTGGCATACCTGACCTTCAACATGGAGCGGTTGCAGTTGCTCGCACAGATCTCCTATCAGGGGGTCGTGCAATTGGCGGTGCCGTTGTTCCTCGGCATCTTCTGGCGTGGCGGCAACAAACACGGCGCATTGGCGGGCATGGTCGCGGGCTTCGTGGTGGCGATGGCGCTCACATGGGTCTACCCGGACGACATCCGGTGGCTGGGCAGCCTCACCGGCGGTATCGTCGGGTTGTTGGTCAACCTGGTGATCTACCTTGGCGCCGCCGCGCTCATCACCACCGACAGTGCCGAGAAGGCAAGAGTGGACGCGATGTTCGCCGCGGCCAAGACCGGCGTGGCAGCGTCACCGCAACCCGAGAAGTTGCTGGATGAGCAGTTGGCCCCCCTGACCCACGCATCGCGGGAGGAAGCACTGGATGGGTGA
- a CDS encoding ABC transporter ATP-binding protein, which translates to MAEIVLDRVTKSYPDGAGGVRAAVKEFSMTIADGEFIILVGPSGCGKSTTLNMIAGLEDITSGELRIGGERVNEKAPKDRDIAMVFQSYALYPHMTVRQNIAFPLTLAKLKKEEIAAKVAETAKVLDLSELLDRKPGQLSGGQRQRVAMGRAIVRSPKAFLMDEPLSNLDAKLRVQMRSEIARLQDRLGTTTIYVTHDQTEAMTLGDRVVVMLAGEVQQIGTPDELYSSPANLFVAGFIGSPAMNFFPATLTDVGVRLPFGEVTLTPRVLELLEKQSRPDNIIVGIRPEHIEDAALLDGYARIRALTFSVRADIVESLGADKYVHFTTEGAGAESAQLAELAADSGGGTNQFVARVSADSRARTGQEIELAIDTTKLSIFDAGTGMNLTRDVAPTDTAGPAGPAAE; encoded by the coding sequence ATGGCCGAAATTGTGTTGGATCGGGTGACCAAGAGTTACCCCGACGGCGCAGGCGGTGTCAGGGCGGCCGTCAAAGAGTTCTCGATGACGATCGCCGACGGCGAGTTCATCATCCTGGTCGGACCGTCCGGATGCGGAAAGTCGACAACGCTCAACATGATCGCCGGGCTGGAGGACATCACCTCCGGCGAGTTGCGCATCGGCGGGGAGCGGGTCAACGAGAAGGCGCCCAAGGATCGCGACATCGCGATGGTGTTCCAGTCCTACGCTCTCTACCCGCACATGACCGTGCGGCAGAACATCGCGTTCCCGCTCACACTCGCGAAACTCAAGAAGGAGGAGATCGCGGCGAAGGTGGCCGAGACCGCCAAGGTCCTCGATCTGAGCGAACTGCTCGACCGCAAACCGGGCCAGCTCTCCGGTGGGCAGCGGCAGCGCGTGGCGATGGGACGCGCAATCGTGCGCAGCCCCAAGGCATTCCTGATGGACGAGCCGCTGAGCAACCTCGACGCGAAACTTCGCGTGCAGATGCGGTCGGAGATCGCACGCCTGCAGGACCGCCTCGGCACCACGACGATCTACGTCACGCACGATCAGACCGAGGCGATGACGCTGGGCGACCGCGTGGTGGTGATGCTGGCCGGTGAGGTGCAGCAGATCGGCACACCCGACGAGCTCTACAGCAGCCCGGCCAACCTGTTCGTGGCCGGCTTCATCGGCTCGCCCGCGATGAACTTCTTCCCGGCGACACTCACCGACGTCGGGGTGCGGTTGCCGTTCGGTGAGGTGACGTTGACCCCGCGGGTGCTTGAGTTGTTGGAGAAGCAGTCCCGTCCCGACAATATCATCGTCGGCATCCGGCCCGAGCACATCGAGGACGCCGCCCTGCTCGACGGTTACGCGCGCATCCGCGCGCTGACGTTCTCGGTGCGCGCCGACATCGTGGAGTCGCTCGGCGCCGACAAGTACGTGCACTTCACCACCGAAGGGGCGGGTGCGGAGTCGGCCCAGCTGGCCGAGCTCGCAGCGGATTCCGGTGGTGGTACCAACCAGTTCGTCGCACGCGTCTCTGCGGACTCGCGTGCGCGGACCGGCCAGGAGATCGAGCTGGCCATCGACACCACCAAACTGTCGATCTTCGACGCCGGGACCGGGATGAACCTGACCCGCGACGTCGCGCCGACGGATACCGCAGGGCCGGCGGGGCCGGCCGCCGAGTGA
- a CDS encoding M20 family metallo-hydrolase, which translates to MGESTADFAESAFLADFAELSQIGATAAGGVDREAATAADGEAREWLRGWFDRHGLDCRVDAVGNMFGCVRTSAAEDAPYVLVGSHLDSQPTSGRFDGAYGVLAAAYAVAAVAAEGPVGAQHNLAVVNWFNEEGSRFSPSLMGSGVYIGKFRADDVLDTVGKDGVTVRDALSDIGFHGSDAAPEVASYAEIHIEQGRTLVDGGFDIGVVTRNWAAYKYSITVHGEQSHTGATHMRYRHDALLGASQVVTAVRAVADEFGPDTVLGSVGRMVIEPNSPVVVPARVHLSADVRALDADDVLAAHESLMRRIAEIAQQGEVSVEVESAAFRPSTRYQDSGIALAGAAATDLGLRWCELPTMAGHDSVNLKDIVPTVMLFVPSVEGISHNEREFTTDTQMLAGVRMMRETVHRMVTGALAEAALR; encoded by the coding sequence ATGGGTGAGAGCACAGCCGACTTTGCAGAGTCCGCATTCCTCGCGGATTTCGCAGAGCTGTCGCAGATCGGCGCGACCGCCGCGGGAGGTGTCGACCGCGAAGCGGCCACGGCCGCAGACGGCGAAGCCCGCGAGTGGCTACGCGGTTGGTTCGACAGGCACGGGCTGGACTGCCGGGTCGATGCGGTCGGCAACATGTTCGGCTGCGTGCGGACCTCTGCTGCGGAGGATGCGCCGTACGTGCTCGTCGGCTCACATCTCGACAGTCAGCCGACCTCCGGACGGTTCGACGGGGCCTACGGTGTGCTGGCCGCCGCCTACGCTGTCGCGGCGGTTGCGGCCGAGGGTCCCGTTGGCGCGCAACATAATCTCGCGGTGGTCAACTGGTTCAACGAGGAGGGCTCACGTTTCTCACCGAGCTTGATGGGCAGCGGCGTCTACATCGGCAAGTTCCGCGCCGACGACGTGCTGGACACCGTCGGCAAGGACGGTGTCACCGTTCGTGATGCGCTCAGCGATATCGGATTCCACGGGAGCGATGCGGCCCCTGAGGTCGCGAGCTACGCGGAAATCCACATCGAGCAGGGCAGGACCCTGGTCGACGGCGGATTCGACATCGGTGTGGTCACCAGGAACTGGGCTGCGTACAAGTACTCCATCACGGTGCACGGCGAGCAGTCCCACACCGGCGCAACACATATGCGCTACCGTCACGACGCACTTCTCGGTGCGAGCCAGGTGGTCACCGCGGTCCGTGCGGTCGCCGACGAGTTCGGGCCCGATACCGTGCTGGGCTCGGTGGGGCGGATGGTCATCGAGCCCAATTCCCCGGTTGTGGTGCCTGCGCGGGTTCACCTGTCGGCCGACGTCCGGGCCCTGGATGCCGACGATGTGCTCGCCGCACACGAATCCCTCATGCGGCGCATCGCCGAGATCGCGCAACAGGGTGAGGTGTCCGTCGAGGTGGAGTCGGCGGCGTTCCGGCCGTCGACCCGGTACCAGGACAGCGGTATCGCCCTGGCGGGTGCGGCTGCCACCGACCTCGGTTTGAGGTGGTGTGAGCTGCCGACCATGGCAGGCCACGACTCGGTCAACCTCAAGGACATCGTGCCGACGGTGATGCTGTTCGTGCCCAGCGTCGAGGGGATTTCACACAACGAGCGCGAATTCACCACAGACACACAGATGCTGGCAGGCGTTCGCATGATGCGCGAGACGGTCCACCGGATGGTGACCGGCGCCCTCGCCGAGGCGGCACTTCGATGA
- a CDS encoding suppressor of fused domain protein, which produces MIDVLAAVRARLDEYFAAAGITAEPVSASVTFLGTERIDVLRYGPDLRTEGVDVYHYVTLGCSRHPMFDPTELVSDPIHGPRAEVTLSLRGPTPTGLARSLAVVAAAPAVEGLILDADALVDLETPVFESAPFTAYLLGLSDIGEVTLPDPLSPVKLLSATPITATEAAWVRLKGADAMREAWQTDGVDVLDPTRRAASPS; this is translated from the coding sequence GTGATCGACGTCCTGGCCGCCGTCAGGGCCCGCCTGGACGAGTACTTCGCGGCGGCGGGGATCACCGCTGAGCCGGTGAGTGCGAGCGTCACGTTTCTGGGGACCGAGCGCATCGACGTACTGCGCTACGGACCCGACCTGCGCACCGAGGGTGTGGACGTGTACCACTATGTGACGCTTGGATGTTCACGTCACCCGATGTTCGACCCGACCGAGCTGGTCTCGGATCCGATCCACGGTCCGCGCGCCGAGGTGACACTGTCGCTGCGCGGTCCGACTCCGACGGGGTTGGCGCGCTCGCTCGCGGTGGTGGCGGCCGCACCCGCGGTCGAGGGGCTGATCCTCGACGCCGACGCGCTCGTCGATCTGGAAACCCCGGTGTTCGAATCCGCGCCCTTCACGGCATATCTGTTGGGCCTCAGCGACATCGGCGAGGTGACCCTGCCGGATCCGCTCTCACCGGTGAAGCTGCTCTCGGCCACCCCCATCACCGCGACCGAGGCGGCCTGGGTGCGGCTCAAGGGCGCCGATGCGATGCGCGAGGCGTGGCAGACCGACGGCGTCGACGTCCTCGACCCCACGCGGCGCGCGGCCAGTCCGAGCTGA
- a CDS encoding ABC transporter substrate-binding protein, whose amino-acid sequence MRARRLCAAAVAAMTATSVVSACGSQTGGIVINYYTPANEEATFKAVANRCNEQLGGRFEIAQRNLPKGADDQRLQLARRLTGNDKSLDVMALDVVWTAEFAEAGWAVPLSEDPAGLAEADATENTLPGPLETARWQDELYAAPITTNTQLLWYRADLMPEPPNTWDGMLDVADRLYREGGPSWIAVQGKQYEGLVVWFNTLLQSAGGQVLSDDGQRVTLTDTPEHRAATVKALQIIKSVATAPGADPSITQTDENTARLALEQGKAALEVNWPYVLPSLLENAVKGGVSFLPLDDDPALQGSINDVGTFSPTDDQFDIAYDASKKVFGFAPYPGVKPDEPARVTLGGLNLAVASTSQHKAEAFEAIRCLRNVDNQRITSIEGGLPAVRASLYDDPEFQAKYPQYEIIRQQLTNAAVRPATPVYQAVSTRMSATLAPIADIDPERTADELTEAVQKAIDGKGLIP is encoded by the coding sequence GTGCGCGCTCGGCGGCTATGTGCTGCGGCAGTGGCCGCGATGACGGCGACATCGGTGGTGTCGGCCTGCGGGTCGCAGACCGGCGGCATCGTCATCAACTACTACACCCCGGCGAACGAGGAAGCGACGTTCAAGGCCGTCGCCAACCGTTGCAACGAACAGCTCGGCGGCCGGTTCGAGATCGCCCAGCGGAATTTGCCGAAGGGCGCAGACGATCAGCGTCTGCAGCTGGCGCGCAGGCTCACCGGCAACGACAAGAGCCTCGATGTCATGGCGCTCGACGTGGTGTGGACGGCCGAGTTCGCCGAAGCCGGCTGGGCGGTGCCGTTGTCGGAGGATCCCGCGGGTCTGGCCGAGGCCGACGCGACGGAGAACACGCTGCCCGGCCCGCTGGAGACGGCGCGTTGGCAGGACGAGCTCTACGCGGCGCCGATCACCACGAACACCCAATTGCTGTGGTACCGGGCCGATTTGATGCCCGAGCCGCCGAACACATGGGACGGGATGCTCGACGTGGCCGACCGCCTCTACCGCGAGGGCGGCCCGAGCTGGATTGCGGTTCAGGGTAAGCAGTACGAGGGCCTGGTGGTGTGGTTCAACACGCTGCTGCAAAGTGCGGGCGGGCAGGTGCTGTCCGACGACGGCCAGCGCGTCACGCTCACCGACACCCCCGAACACCGCGCCGCCACCGTGAAGGCGCTGCAGATCATCAAATCGGTTGCCACCGCACCGGGTGCGGATCCGTCGATCACCCAGACCGACGAGAACACCGCGCGTCTGGCGTTGGAACAGGGCAAGGCCGCACTGGAGGTCAACTGGCCGTATGTGCTGCCGTCGCTGCTGGAGAACGCCGTCAAGGGCGGCGTGTCGTTCCTCCCGCTCGACGACGATCCGGCGTTGCAGGGCAGCATCAACGACGTCGGCACCTTCTCGCCGACCGACGATCAGTTCGACATCGCCTATGACGCGAGCAAGAAGGTCTTCGGGTTCGCGCCGTATCCGGGTGTGAAACCCGATGAGCCGGCGCGGGTGACCCTCGGCGGGTTGAACCTGGCCGTGGCGAGCACCAGCCAGCACAAGGCCGAGGCGTTCGAGGCGATACGGTGCCTGCGCAATGTCGACAACCAGCGCATCACGTCGATCGAGGGGGGGCTGCCCGCGGTCCGGGCGTCGCTCTACGACGATCCGGAGTTCCAGGCCAAGTACCCCCAGTACGAGATCATCCGGCAGCAGCTCACGAACGCCGCTGTGCGCCCCGCCACCCCGGTCTATCAGGCCGTCTCCACCCGGATGTCCGCCACGCTCGCGCCGATCGCGGACATCGACCCCGAGCGCACGGCCGACGAACTCACCGAAGCCGTACAGAAGGCGATCGACGGTAAGGGGCTGATTCCGTGA
- a CDS encoding inositol monophosphatase family protein: MQKSRSQRIDLAMRLVEEAGRISRDYFEDRGLSVQTKDDGTPVTDADRLIETVFRDAVATEFAGDCFTGEEFPDIQGDSGYRWIVDPIDGTKSFVHGVPLYANLIALQEGDEIVFGVINLPSAGTVVHAERGGGCWHNGVRARVSDRPGLDGAYVMATWLEDWRPEVIDDLHGRGVVLRTWGDAFGYAMVACGRADAVVDYTAQPFDLAPMPVIIEEAGGVFTSLDGRTVIDARNGMASNGLLHDQLLATVAPQEQRIRQ; the protein is encoded by the coding sequence GTGCAGAAAAGTCGAAGCCAACGCATCGACCTCGCGATGCGACTGGTCGAAGAGGCCGGCCGGATCTCGCGTGACTACTTCGAGGACCGCGGTCTGAGCGTGCAGACCAAGGACGACGGGACACCGGTGACCGACGCGGATCGCCTGATCGAAACGGTGTTCCGCGACGCGGTGGCCACCGAGTTCGCCGGTGACTGCTTCACCGGCGAGGAGTTCCCGGATATCCAAGGCGACAGCGGATATCGCTGGATCGTCGATCCGATCGACGGCACCAAGTCGTTCGTCCACGGCGTCCCGCTGTATGCGAACCTCATCGCCCTGCAGGAGGGGGATGAGATCGTCTTCGGGGTCATCAACCTTCCCAGCGCCGGCACCGTGGTCCACGCGGAACGCGGTGGTGGCTGCTGGCACAACGGAGTTCGCGCGCGCGTATCCGATCGCCCCGGTCTCGACGGCGCCTACGTGATGGCCACGTGGCTGGAGGACTGGCGTCCCGAGGTGATCGACGACCTGCACGGTCGTGGCGTGGTACTGCGCACGTGGGGAGATGCGTTCGGCTACGCGATGGTGGCGTGTGGTCGCGCCGACGCGGTCGTGGACTACACGGCACAGCCGTTCGATCTCGCGCCGATGCCGGTGATCATCGAAGAAGCCGGCGGGGTCTTCACCAGCCTGGACGGGCGGACGGTGATCGATGCACGAAATGGGATGGCCAGCAACGGACTCCTGCACGATCAGCTGCTGGCCACGGTGGCACCGCAAGAACAGAGGATTCGACAGTGA
- a CDS encoding carbohydrate ABC transporter permease: protein MDARRATWWSVVNVLVVAYALIPVLWILSLSLKPTSSVKDGKLIPSEITFANYKAIFSGDAFTSALFNSIGIGLITTVIAVVIGGMAAYAVARLQFPGKQLLIGIALLIAMFPHISLVTPIFNIERRLGLFDTWPGLIIPYITFALPLAIYTLSAFFREIPWDLEKAAKMDGATPAQAFRKVIAPLAAPGIVTAAILVFIFAWNDLLLALSLTATQRAITAPVAIANFTGSSQFEEPTGSIAAGAMVITIPIIIFVLIFQRRIVAGLTSGAVKG, encoded by the coding sequence GTGGACGCCCGTCGGGCGACGTGGTGGAGTGTCGTCAACGTTCTGGTGGTCGCGTATGCGTTGATCCCGGTGCTGTGGATCCTCAGCCTGTCGCTCAAACCGACGTCGAGTGTCAAAGACGGCAAGCTCATTCCGTCCGAGATCACGTTCGCGAACTACAAGGCCATCTTCTCCGGTGACGCGTTCACGTCGGCGTTGTTCAACTCGATCGGCATCGGGCTGATCACCACGGTCATCGCGGTCGTGATCGGCGGTATGGCGGCGTATGCGGTGGCGCGGCTGCAGTTCCCGGGAAAGCAGTTGCTGATCGGCATCGCACTGCTGATCGCGATGTTCCCGCACATCTCGCTGGTCACACCGATTTTCAACATTGAACGCCGACTCGGCCTGTTCGACACGTGGCCCGGCCTGATCATCCCGTACATCACGTTCGCGCTGCCGCTGGCGATCTACACGCTCTCGGCGTTCTTCCGGGAGATCCCGTGGGATCTGGAGAAGGCCGCGAAGATGGACGGGGCCACACCCGCGCAGGCGTTCCGCAAGGTCATCGCGCCGCTGGCCGCACCCGGCATCGTCACGGCCGCCATCCTGGTGTTCATCTTCGCGTGGAACGATCTGCTGCTGGCGTTGTCGCTCACCGCGACACAGCGCGCGATCACCGCTCCTGTCGCGATCGCGAACTTCACGGGCAGCTCCCAGTTCGAGGAGCCCACGGGATCCATCGCGGCGGGCGCGATGGTCATCACGATCCCGATCATCATCTTCGTTCTCATCTTCCAGCGGCGCATCGTCGCTGGCCTGACATCCGGTGCGGTAAAGGGGTAA
- a CDS encoding general stress protein, which translates to MTSPFQSGQTPGKSPGGPMRGALPTPPRGWPIGSYPTYAEAQRAVDYLSDQQFPVQQVTIVGVDLMQVERVTGRLSWPKVLGGGVLSGAWLGLFIGLILGFFSPNPWSALLTGLIAGVFFGLITSAIPYAMARGTRDFSSTMQLVAGRYDVLCDPQNAEQGRDLLARLTI; encoded by the coding sequence GACAAACCCCGGGTAAGTCGCCAGGCGGTCCGATGCGGGGAGCGCTGCCCACCCCGCCACGCGGATGGCCCATCGGCTCGTACCCGACCTACGCCGAGGCCCAGCGCGCGGTGGACTACCTGTCGGATCAGCAGTTCCCGGTCCAGCAGGTGACCATCGTCGGCGTCGACCTGATGCAGGTGGAACGGGTGACCGGGCGGTTGAGTTGGCCCAAGGTGCTGGGCGGCGGCGTGCTGTCGGGCGCCTGGCTGGGCCTGTTCATCGGCCTGATCCTCGGCTTTTTCAGCCCGAATCCGTGGAGCGCACTGCTCACGGGCCTGATCGCGGGTGTCTTCTTCGGCCTGATCACCTCGGCGATCCCCTATGCGATGGCTCGCGGCACAAGAGATTTCAGCTCGACCATGCAACTCGTGGCGGGTCGATACGACGTGCTGTGTGATCCACAGAACGCCGAACAGGGCCGGGATCTGCTGGCGCGCTTGACGATCTGA